One part of the Humulus lupulus chromosome 9, drHumLupu1.1, whole genome shotgun sequence genome encodes these proteins:
- the LOC133800140 gene encoding uncharacterized protein LOC133800140, with translation MVPAETLRIQRFVEGLKPMIASEVKMIRGIKTYAETLEVALEAEQAEERIWKESTAKRDAKKNNNEQIDHKRKHDGGQNQRADKKGKSESESNGNKKPYEEYPKCPTCNRKNLEECIYKTKGCFDCGQEGHIKKECPKLKG, from the coding sequence ATGGTACCCGCTgagacgctaagaattcaaagatttgtgGAGGGACTAAAACCTATGATAGCCAGTGAGGTAAAGATGATACGGGGAATTAAAACTTATGcagaaacattagaggtagccttggaagctgagcaggcaGAAGAAAGAATTTGGAAGGAAAGCACGGCCAAAAGGGATGCCAAGAAGAATAACAATGAACAGATCGACCACAAACGAaaacatgacggtggtcaaaatcaaaGGGCCGACAAGAAGGGTAAGAGTGAATCAGAAAGTAATGGGAATAAGAAACCCTATGAGGAATATCCCAAGTGCCCTACTTGCAATAGGAAGAATTTAGAGGAGTGTATATACAAGACCAAAGGTTGCTTTGATTGTGGACAAGAAGGGCACATTAAAAAGGAATGCCCAAAGTTGAAGGGCTAG